A genomic region of Bacteroidota bacterium contains the following coding sequences:
- a CDS encoding PorP/SprF family type IX secretion system membrane protein: protein MRKTGIIMILFCVLSGLSGFAQDPSFTQFYFNKLYFNPAFAGLSNGLELSLTHREQWPNLPGKFSTSKFSADLDISGIRGLGGVGLNVIQDIEGEGSLKTLSVGIPISIRPMNLWAAGYGNKPHYFNFQAGFLLSMTYKSVNWDKFVYSDQLDAVNGVVRPSSFNSGSDAGKILPDFGFGMVFDYQNAPFGKTYRNNWNVRAGFAIHHITEPDYSFLGKEMHLPKKYVAHINFNFPIKKDEDFIVAPAFIYEKQASMQTFQCGVNALWRVLFVGVWYRSFNNSDAMAVVLGMKLGRKSRFYGSYSYDATLSRLSPATLGSHEINISYQLDQSQLKGKKRDKKKGRRRIPCPMF, encoded by the coding sequence ATGAGAAAAACAGGGATCATAATGATTTTGTTCTGTGTGCTGTCCGGTTTGTCCGGGTTTGCACAGGATCCCAGTTTTACGCAGTTCTATTTCAATAAGCTTTATTTTAATCCCGCTTTTGCAGGATTATCAAACGGGCTGGAGCTGAGCCTCACTCACCGTGAGCAATGGCCGAATCTGCCGGGGAAATTCAGTACCAGTAAATTCAGTGCCGACCTTGATATCTCCGGCATTCGGGGATTAGGCGGTGTTGGTCTTAATGTTATTCAGGATATTGAAGGCGAAGGCTCGCTGAAAACCTTGTCTGTGGGCATTCCTATTTCTATTCGCCCCATGAATCTCTGGGCCGCAGGATATGGAAACAAGCCCCACTATTTTAATTTTCAGGCAGGATTTCTGCTCTCCATGACCTATAAATCCGTGAACTGGGATAAGTTTGTTTACAGTGATCAGTTGGATGCGGTGAACGGTGTGGTTAGGCCCAGCAGCTTCAACAGCGGCAGCGATGCCGGCAAAATACTTCCCGATTTCGGTTTCGGAATGGTGTTCGATTATCAGAATGCGCCTTTTGGAAAAACCTACAGGAATAACTGGAATGTGCGTGCGGGTTTTGCCATTCATCATATCACCGAGCCTGATTATTCATTTCTGGGAAAGGAAATGCACCTTCCTAAAAAATATGTGGCACATATCAACTTCAATTTCCCTATAAAGAAAGATGAAGATTTTATTGTTGCTCCCGCGTTTATTTATGAGAAACAGGCAAGCATGCAAACATTTCAGTGTGGTGTGAATGCGTTGTGGCGTGTTCTTTTTGTAGGTGTGTGGTATCGTTCATTCAACAACAGCGATGCTATGGCCGTTGTTCTTGGAATGAAACTGGGGCGCAAGAGCCGCTTCTACGGTTCTTATAGCTATGATGCTACCTTGTCACGTTTATCGCCCGCCACGCTTGGCTCACATGAAATAAATATCTCCTACCAGCTCGACCAGTCGCAGCTTAAAGGCAAAAAGCGCGACAAGAAAAAAGGCAGAAGACGTATTCCCTGCCCGATGTTCTGA
- a CDS encoding TIGR04150 pseudo-rSAM protein translates to MNDKFWLYIEPYVEIIVHKNSTLLYNTLNGKHLEYQDSPEIISLVKNILTPKNNRIISITNTDYTGKIICDFVKDLQQIHAGDIINKNLTLKKPFQFTPIINLQSDVKRFKKEREWIGNDILNNLFELTIFVNSKLADSPYQNEKAFKQIMFPYSGIEYQELSFNSILAISKSLSTSSPCTIKISGGNLCAHTEINNIILLFNSVKRKVKYIFNSSEFIENLEILNKINPTNSSITVNTFIRGTEEEFLEKIFTIRDYPIPVTFSSIIEDDSDMEKIASSIPDDYPNPHFLAPYYNGTNIAFFKSNVFTKIEEIFIEKQSQFKIQQKKKINTNLFGKLHILPNKDVYSGVNEKSIGNIGTSSLKELIYFEMARGKSWLKTRTSVIPCKYCNYQFLCPSISNYEYALGQFDLCNIQEHNMREKTHTHNN, encoded by the coding sequence ATGAACGATAAGTTTTGGTTATATATTGAACCGTATGTTGAAATAATCGTGCATAAAAATAGCACTCTGCTTTATAACACATTAAACGGAAAACATCTGGAGTATCAGGACTCTCCAGAGATTATTTCACTGGTGAAAAATATTTTGACACCAAAGAACAACAGAATAATCTCGATCACTAACACTGACTATACTGGTAAAATTATTTGTGATTTCGTAAAAGACCTGCAGCAAATCCACGCCGGAGATATTATAAACAAAAATTTGACATTAAAAAAACCTTTTCAATTTACTCCAATAATCAATCTGCAAAGTGATGTAAAACGCTTTAAAAAAGAAAGAGAATGGATTGGTAATGACATTTTAAATAACCTTTTTGAGCTGACTATATTTGTAAACAGTAAACTTGCCGATTCGCCTTATCAAAATGAAAAGGCCTTTAAACAAATAATGTTTCCATACAGTGGTATTGAATATCAAGAACTCAGTTTCAATTCAATTCTTGCAATCAGCAAAAGCCTATCCACCAGCTCACCATGTACGATAAAAATATCAGGAGGCAACCTTTGTGCACACACCGAAATCAACAATATTATACTTCTGTTCAATTCAGTAAAAAGAAAAGTAAAATACATTTTTAATAGTTCAGAATTCATCGAAAATCTTGAGATACTAAATAAAATCAATCCTACTAATTCATCAATTACCGTCAACACTTTCATTCGTGGCACAGAAGAAGAATTCCTTGAAAAAATATTTACAATCCGGGATTATCCAATACCAGTAACATTCTCATCAATTATAGAAGATGATTCCGACATGGAAAAAATCGCATCTTCAATTCCAGACGATTATCCGAATCCTCATTTTCTAGCACCATATTATAACGGGACAAACATTGCATTTTTCAAATCCAATGTTTTCACCAAAATCGAAGAAATTTTTATTGAAAAGCAATCTCAGTTTAAAATTCAGCAAAAGAAAAAAATAAATACCAACTTATTTGGAAAATTGCACATTCTTCCAAATAAGGATGTCTATTCTGGGGTAAATGAAAAGTCGATCGGTAATATTGGCACTAGTTCATTAAAAGAGCTAATATATTTTGAAATGGCTAGGGGTAAGAGCTGGTTAAAAACTAGAACTAGCGTTATACCATGCAAATATTGTAATTACCAATTTTTGTGTCCTTCCATTTCAAATTATGAATACGCCTTAGGCCAATTTGATTTATGCAATATTCAAGAACATAACATGCGTGAGAAAACACATACTCACAATAATTGA
- a CDS encoding radical SAM peptide maturase, with product MANSAIISANTENFTNEEIQRYFEKFNLLKQQGYLDPTTSTSHLSGRLNGELVKETLANTLSIILEVTEKCNLNCSYCSYGKHYNHFTPRENQQLDIKKTTTFLDYIFQLKKTSLNRSLAQPLQIGFYGGEPLLNIPLIKGVTQYLRKRKDIPRTILTMTTNATLLDKYMGFIVENNIHFNISLDGSLDNNSYRVFFNGKPSYNKVFQNIKLFQKTHPKYFEKHVGFLSVLHDRNSIKEINTFLKSEFNKIANISEVSPVGVASEMRGEFSKMFRNLYEDLFQQENYAIDDKNKQLLFADRTIVTKMLHQHCCHVYQNYRELLFGNTQIPLQIPTGTCLPFYYKVFLTSSGNILPCEKIGHQFALGNIDGNNIVNIDCENIAVKYNKLYDKLEEQCGICHNATLCSQCIFNIKDIDEHTPTCNGCLSEQEFSKYLATQVGYLEKYQSQYSFIMKNIIGK from the coding sequence GTGGCAAATAGTGCAATTATATCAGCAAATACAGAGAATTTCACTAATGAAGAAATTCAACGTTATTTTGAAAAATTCAATCTGCTAAAACAGCAAGGATATCTAGACCCGACCACAAGTACAAGCCACCTAAGCGGTAGATTAAACGGCGAACTTGTAAAGGAAACTCTAGCTAATACGCTTAGTATAATCTTAGAAGTAACAGAAAAATGCAATCTAAATTGCAGTTATTGCAGTTATGGCAAACATTATAATCATTTTACACCTAGAGAGAATCAACAACTTGACATAAAAAAAACGACAACATTTCTAGACTACATTTTTCAATTAAAAAAAACTTCGCTAAACCGTAGTCTTGCACAGCCCTTGCAAATAGGATTTTATGGCGGCGAGCCTTTATTAAACATTCCATTGATCAAAGGCGTGACACAATACTTAAGAAAAAGAAAAGACATCCCACGCACAATACTTACAATGACGACTAATGCCACATTGCTTGATAAATACATGGGCTTTATTGTGGAAAATAATATTCATTTCAATATTAGTTTGGACGGCAGTCTCGATAATAACAGTTACAGGGTATTCTTTAATGGGAAGCCATCTTACAATAAGGTGTTTCAGAACATTAAGCTATTTCAAAAAACGCACCCTAAATATTTTGAGAAACATGTTGGTTTTTTATCCGTACTTCATGACAGAAACTCCATTAAGGAAATAAACACTTTTTTAAAATCCGAATTCAATAAAATCGCAAATATTAGTGAAGTGAGTCCGGTTGGCGTGGCCTCTGAAATGCGAGGAGAATTCAGTAAAATGTTCCGGAACCTTTACGAAGACCTATTCCAACAAGAAAATTACGCTATTGATGATAAGAACAAACAGCTGCTATTCGCAGACAGAACAATTGTAACAAAAATGTTGCATCAGCATTGTTGCCATGTGTATCAAAATTACAGAGAACTACTATTCGGAAATACACAGATTCCTTTACAAATTCCAACAGGGACTTGCTTACCTTTCTATTATAAAGTTTTTCTCACCTCTTCTGGTAACATTTTACCCTGCGAAAAAATTGGCCATCAGTTCGCTCTTGGTAATATTGACGGTAATAATATAGTGAATATTGATTGTGAGAATATTGCCGTGAAATATAATAAACTCTATGACAAACTTGAAGAACAGTGCGGCATTTGTCACAACGCAACTCTCTGCAGTCAATGCATTTTTAATATCAAAGACATTGACGAACATACTCCAACTTGTAATGGCTGCCTCTCAGAGCAGGAGTTTTCAAAGTATTTGGCCACACAAGTCGGCTATCTCGAAAAATATCAATCACAATATTCATTTATCATGAAGAATATTATTGGAAAATGA
- a CDS encoding CPBP family intramembrane glutamic endopeptidase, translating into MDRKKRLISITVILLLFLFPKLKYFGLVLPNILICALIEIALLLIAMPIISKGSFTLFGFRGFRLKLLIYPTIVLFLFAFSLNYLDIYILQIPKGSAQINITSKSLRYLYAIVIGPILEELVFRGILQTSIDYLQQKNILKIRNFKISLSVFITALAFSLMHFSNLLVGASLYLTTYIVISAFIVGLVLSYYRERTQSLFPPIILHILYNLLVIIFTIVLIKIRYGIFIL; encoded by the coding sequence ATGGACAGAAAAAAACGACTAATTAGCATTACTGTTATTCTTTTACTATTTCTCTTTCCTAAATTAAAATATTTCGGATTAGTGCTGCCAAATATTTTGATTTGTGCATTAATAGAAATTGCATTGTTACTAATAGCAATGCCAATAATAAGTAAGGGAAGCTTCACTCTTTTTGGATTTAGAGGATTCAGACTTAAGCTGCTAATTTATCCAACTATTGTACTATTTCTATTTGCTTTTAGCCTAAATTATCTTGACATATATATACTTCAAATTCCCAAGGGTAGTGCGCAAATTAATATCACATCCAAAAGCTTGCGTTATCTGTATGCTATTGTAATAGGACCTATTTTAGAGGAATTGGTGTTCAGAGGAATACTACAAACCTCTATCGACTATCTACAGCAAAAGAATATACTTAAAATTCGGAATTTCAAAATTTCCTTGTCTGTATTTATAACAGCTTTAGCATTTTCACTTATGCATTTTTCAAATTTACTCGTAGGCGCAAGTTTATATTTAACCACCTATATTGTAATTAGTGCGTTTATTGTCGGCTTAGTATTATCGTACTACAGAGAAAGAACACAAAGTCTATTTCCACCAATAATTCTGCATATTTTATATAATCTTTTAGTAATAATTTTTACAATTGTTTTAATTAAAATCCGCTATGGCATTTTCATTTTATGA
- a CDS encoding FHA domain-containing protein, with protein MISIAIGRNSDNDVVIHDTHVSGYHVRITLDDSGRYFLQDLGSSNGSYVNGKRITQAYLQSNDIVKLADTIIPWQEYFSAGHSSGVSGSIIRQLTIGRSQENNIVLNYETVSGKHAVLHLTDSNEVLIEDLGSTNGTYVNDVRVNTAMLHPGDRLRLANTSLNWMEYLSPVQTSANKKRKVNGWFIATIVIAGVVLLSITGWGIASLVNSTSQETDQEQLTDTMPSQPSSFTEMVKYIEKAVFKVETMDKRGNAIAFGTGFFVSSAGIGVTNSHVLKGGTKWAIKTVDNREIAITDVMENNTTYDYAIFKAGNGGEQFNFLKIAQAKPDKGERIIVLGNPQGIESVLSEGNVSGFTGGTENDLVQGQFGQGSSWIMINVAISHGNSGSPVMNYRGEVIGIATLTFEEADCKQCNFAVNIDMLRDKLNKYVVE; from the coding sequence ATGATAAGCATCGCCATAGGTCGTAATTCCGATAATGATGTGGTCATCCATGATACGCACGTATCGGGCTATCATGTAAGGATTACGCTCGACGACAGTGGCAGATATTTCCTGCAGGATCTGGGTTCGAGCAACGGAAGCTATGTAAATGGTAAAAGGATTACGCAGGCCTACCTTCAGTCAAATGATATTGTAAAACTTGCAGATACCATCATTCCCTGGCAGGAATATTTTTCGGCAGGTCACAGCAGTGGTGTTTCGGGAAGCATCATCAGGCAGCTTACCATTGGCCGTTCGCAGGAAAATAATATTGTACTGAATTACGAAACTGTTTCGGGCAAACACGCCGTGCTTCATCTCACCGATAGTAACGAAGTATTGATTGAAGACCTCGGCTCTACAAACGGTACTTATGTAAACGATGTTCGGGTGAACACGGCCATGCTTCATCCGGGCGACAGGCTCCGGCTGGCAAACACTAGCCTGAACTGGATGGAATATTTATCGCCCGTACAAACATCAGCGAATAAAAAGCGTAAGGTCAACGGATGGTTTATCGCAACTATTGTTATTGCGGGCGTTGTATTGCTTTCCATTACGGGATGGGGCATTGCAAGTCTTGTAAATTCAACTTCCCAAGAAACGGATCAGGAGCAACTCACGGATACAATGCCGTCGCAACCATCGTCATTTACCGAGATGGTAAAATACATTGAAAAGGCGGTATTCAAGGTAGAAACAATGGATAAGCGCGGAAACGCGATTGCATTTGGAACCGGATTTTTTGTATCGTCGGCAGGCATTGGCGTAACCAACAGTCATGTGCTGAAAGGCGGAACCAAATGGGCAATCAAGACAGTTGATAACCGCGAAATTGCCATTACCGATGTGATGGAAAATAATACGACCTACGATTACGCAATCTTTAAAGCTGGCAACGGAGGCGAACAATTTAATTTCCTGAAAATAGCTCAGGCAAAACCCGACAAGGGAGAACGAATCATCGTACTCGGCAATCCTCAGGGCATTGAAAGTGTATTATCGGAAGGCAACGTATCAGGATTTACAGGCGGAACGGAGAATGATCTGGTGCAGGGCCAGTTTGGACAAGGCAGTTCATGGATTATGATTAATGTGGCCATCTCGCACGGCAACAGCGGCAGTCCGGTAATGAACTACCGCGGCGAAGTAATAGGTATTGCCACCCTCACCTTCGAAGAAGCCGACTGCAAACAATGTAATTTTGCCGTGAACATTGATATGCTCCGGGATAAGCTCAACAAATACGTGGTGGAATAA
- a CDS encoding serine/threonine protein kinase, with protein MIGQQILNYRIEKLIGEGGMGNVYLAVHTHIGRKVAIKALNPTLARNPEIRERFKNEASMLSQLHHPGIVSLYDYVELDSGVFLVMELAEGKPIDEYIQTVTGPIPEEKAIPLFAQILDGVAYAHHRNVVHRDIKPSNIIITPEGKAKILDFGIAKIISESSHKLTKTGTKLGTVLYMSPEQVKGQEVDKRSDIYSLGITLFQMLTGKCPFDENQSEYEVYKKIVEEPLPEARNYYPGVTDRMQQILVKATAKDVNDRFQTCEEFREAVMGKQTPVNKPAQSTVQTQIKTKNLKPAKTKRKSGALLFWNIFMAALLSLAVVIAIIQLASGGKEMYVLSHALWLRSTQNNTSNENLVQKCTFGEKVVILEDTKYTDDKGQKWVKIKTANGKEGYVAVNYLGTLEEYDQISSIFDDDAQKQTPVLYKKAVREYLDSHRFFDKTGSPEWKVYPESNGSEYNTYCSADFNSDSISDYACLLENTGRNNYRLLAYISTDNNYTILKMDEAFSSPVLIKFISKGTKLFTGKYTVDYRYGLFGGVTEVKKKVYDVLENDGIMLWYKDTGYKYLYTFDIRNESFNKPIDCTQ; from the coding sequence ATGATAGGGCAGCAGATACTGAATTACCGGATTGAAAAACTTATCGGCGAAGGCGGAATGGGAAACGTGTATCTCGCCGTTCACACGCATATTGGCCGTAAAGTGGCCATCAAAGCATTGAATCCAACGCTTGCACGAAATCCCGAAATCAGGGAGCGCTTTAAGAACGAGGCTTCCATGCTTTCGCAACTGCATCATCCCGGCATCGTTTCATTGTACGATTATGTTGAACTCGACAGCGGTGTATTTCTCGTAATGGAACTCGCCGAAGGCAAACCCATCGACGAATACATTCAAACCGTTACCGGTCCCATTCCCGAAGAAAAAGCCATTCCGCTGTTCGCGCAGATACTCGATGGTGTGGCGTATGCACATCACCGTAACGTGGTGCACCGCGATATCAAACCATCGAATATCATCATCACACCTGAAGGAAAAGCAAAAATACTTGACTTCGGCATCGCAAAAATCATCAGCGAATCGAGTCATAAACTTACCAAAACAGGCACCAAGCTCGGAACTGTGTTGTACATGAGCCCGGAGCAGGTGAAAGGACAGGAAGTGGACAAGCGCAGCGATATTTATTCACTCGGCATCACGCTATTTCAGATGCTCACAGGCAAATGTCCTTTCGACGAGAATCAGAGCGAATACGAAGTTTATAAAAAAATTGTTGAAGAACCGCTTCCTGAAGCCCGGAATTATTATCCCGGCGTTACCGACCGTATGCAGCAGATACTCGTAAAAGCGACGGCAAAAGATGTGAACGACCGCTTCCAGACCTGCGAAGAATTTCGTGAAGCCGTGATGGGTAAACAAACTCCGGTGAATAAACCTGCGCAGAGCACCGTACAAACCCAAATCAAAACAAAGAACCTAAAACCTGCCAAGACAAAAAGAAAATCGGGCGCCCTGCTGTTCTGGAATATTTTTATGGCGGCACTGTTATCGCTCGCAGTAGTGATTGCAATTATTCAGCTTGCATCGGGCGGTAAAGAGATGTATGTTCTGTCGCACGCGCTGTGGCTGCGATCAACACAAAACAATACGAGCAACGAGAATCTTGTTCAAAAATGCACCTTCGGCGAAAAAGTGGTGATTCTCGAAGACACAAAATATACAGATGACAAAGGTCAGAAATGGGTGAAGATAAAAACCGCAAACGGTAAAGAAGGTTACGTTGCGGTAAATTATTTGGGTACGCTTGAAGAATATGATCAGATATCATCCATCTTCGACGATGATGCACAAAAGCAAACGCCCGTGCTTTATAAAAAAGCAGTGCGCGAATATCTGGACTCCCATCGTTTTTTTGATAAAACAGGCAGTCCCGAATGGAAGGTATATCCGGAATCAAACGGATCGGAATACAACACATACTGCTCAGCCGATTTCAACAGCGACAGCATCAGCGATTATGCCTGCCTGTTGGAAAATACCGGAAGAAACAACTACCGTCTGTTAGCTTACATCAGCACCGACAACAACTACACCATCCTGAAAATGGACGAAGCATTTTCATCACCTGTTTTGATAAAATTCATCAGTAAAGGAACAAAGTTATTTACGGGAAAGTACACGGTTGACTACCGTTACGGCTTGTTCGGAGGTGTTACAGAAGTCAAAAAGAAAGTGTATGATGTTCTCGAAAACGACGGCATTATGCTCTGGTACAAAGATACAGGGTACAAATACCTTTACACCTTCGATATCCGTAACGAAAGTTTCAACAAACCCATCGACTGCACCCAATGA
- a CDS encoding glycosyltransferase family 39 protein, with the protein MTKNKKSSRTAFVSAKPPAPPEKKRWRPNAYQLQLLILLALSALLYLNTIPGDYALDDGLFITDNAVTKNGISGIKDIITKDAFYGVFGDSAKDLLPGGRYRPLSQVMFALEYEAFGLNPHIGHFINILFYVLLIFIVFKTLRLLFRDDGEKPWYLSIPFLATVLFAAHPLHTEVVANIKGRDELLSMGGAMTALFMSLKYTELKKWKYLLFSFMAFFIAMISKENSVTFIAVIPLTLFVFTKSKLKDYVFTTAPLLLGFIFYFLLRYNALGFITNNVQDTELLNNPFIGVDFAHKLATLFYTWGKYIMLIVFPHPLTHDYYPFQIPIIGFGDIRAILPLITYMVLGGYALFMIFKKAVPAYGILFFLFTFSISSNLVFNIGTFMNERFMFAPLLGFTIIAAWFISIKLPTFIKKKDTYTTLVKAILIIILLGYSVKTFTRNFAWKDTLTLYTTDVKTSVNSAKCNVAAGEMIIKSIDEKAPADVKKQKYNEAMAYLDKGLKMYPQFKSGWVYMGYAQRAMNDYKSSRESFEKVLKLMPTDADAIKALDFDSHECFKNGNTKQAILNVETLIKYVPDNLQYYYLKAEIYENLAMPDSCVSILNHILVINPKYDKALNKLGEIYGRDYNDLAKSMEYLNKAYAVNPQNPDVLKNLGTASGLKGKYDEALKYLLEAEKGLSDSKEVLSKIAISYQNLGDTKKASEYIQKANNAKGK; encoded by the coding sequence ATGACGAAAAACAAAAAATCAAGCAGGACGGCCTTTGTATCAGCGAAACCACCTGCACCGCCTGAAAAAAAACGATGGCGCCCCAACGCTTATCAATTGCAATTATTAATACTGCTTGCGCTGAGCGCACTGCTTTATTTAAATACCATACCGGGCGATTATGCGCTTGACGACGGGCTGTTTATTACTGACAATGCGGTTACCAAAAATGGTATTTCAGGAATAAAAGACATCATTACCAAAGACGCCTTCTACGGAGTGTTTGGCGACAGCGCCAAAGACCTGCTTCCTGGAGGCCGCTACAGACCGCTCTCACAGGTGATGTTCGCACTGGAATACGAAGCCTTCGGATTAAATCCGCATATCGGGCATTTCATCAATATTCTGTTCTACGTGTTACTTATCTTCATCGTTTTTAAAACGCTGAGACTGCTTTTCCGCGATGATGGTGAAAAACCCTGGTACTTAAGTATTCCGTTTCTCGCAACGGTACTGTTCGCGGCACATCCGTTGCATACAGAAGTAGTGGCAAACATCAAAGGCCGCGATGAACTGCTGAGCATGGGCGGCGCTATGACAGCGCTGTTCATGAGTTTGAAATACACTGAATTAAAAAAATGGAAGTACCTGCTGTTTTCATTTATGGCCTTTTTCATTGCCATGATATCAAAGGAAAACAGCGTAACATTTATCGCCGTCATACCTCTCACACTTTTTGTTTTTACGAAGAGCAAACTCAAAGATTATGTGTTTACGACAGCGCCGCTGCTTCTGGGGTTCATATTTTATTTTCTTCTCAGATACAATGCGCTTGGCTTCATTACCAATAATGTGCAGGACACCGAATTGCTGAACAATCCGTTCATCGGCGTTGATTTCGCACATAAACTTGCCACCTTATTTTATACCTGGGGCAAGTACATTATGCTAATCGTATTCCCGCATCCGCTCACACACGATTATTATCCGTTTCAAATTCCCATCATCGGATTCGGAGATATCCGCGCTATTCTGCCCTTAATTACCTACATGGTTCTGGGTGGCTACGCTCTTTTCATGATTTTTAAAAAAGCTGTTCCTGCTTACGGAATTTTGTTTTTTCTGTTCACCTTCTCCATCTCATCAAATCTGGTATTCAACATTGGAACGTTCATGAATGAACGCTTCATGTTCGCGCCATTGCTGGGATTCACGATTATTGCGGCATGGTTTATCAGTATAAAACTTCCGACTTTCATCAAGAAAAAAGACACTTACACCACCCTTGTCAAAGCAATTCTGATTATTATATTGCTTGGCTATTCCGTGAAAACGTTTACACGAAATTTTGCATGGAAGGACACGCTGACGCTTTACACCACCGACGTAAAAACGTCTGTAAACAGCGCCAAATGCAATGTTGCAGCAGGTGAAATGATTATTAAAAGTATTGATGAGAAGGCTCCTGCCGATGTAAAAAAACAGAAGTACAACGAAGCAATGGCCTACCTCGATAAAGGGCTGAAGATGTATCCGCAGTTTAAATCGGGATGGGTGTATATGGGATATGCGCAGCGTGCCATGAACGATTATAAAAGCAGCCGCGAATCGTTTGAAAAAGTACTGAAACTTATGCCTACCGATGCCGATGCCATCAAGGCGCTTGATTTTGATTCACACGAGTGTTTTAAAAATGGTAATACCAAACAGGCAATTTTAAACGTCGAAACACTGATAAAATATGTTCCGGATAATCTCCAGTACTATTATCTGAAAGCCGAGATTTATGAAAACCTGGCAATGCCCGATAGTTGTGTCAGCATATTGAACCATATCCTTGTTATAAATCCCAAGTACGATAAGGCATTGAACAAGTTAGGCGAAATTTATGGCCGCGATTATAATGACCTTGCAAAATCAATGGAATATCTCAATAAAGCCTACGCTGTCAACCCACAAAATCCGGATGTTCTGAAAAATCTGGGGACGGCATCGGGCTTGAAAGGCAAGTATGATGAAGCGTTGAAATACCTGCTGGAAGCGGAAAAAGGATTGTCCGACAGCAAAGAAGTACTGAGTAAGATAGCTATTTCGTACCAAAACCTGGGCGATACGAAAAAAGCATCGGAATACATTCAAAAAGCAAACAACGCCAAGGGAAAGTAA
- a CDS encoding DUF1343 domain-containing protein has product MNSNPIKKSLAALASIILIAFCASGQSVLQLTFKDIGPQDIMTGAQRTTLYYPWLQDKKIAVVANQTSMIGNVHLVDSLVNARFDVVKVFCPEHGFRGDAEAGEKVLSYTDTKTGLPVVSLYGSKKKPSADDLKGIDVVVFDIQDVGVRFYTYISTMSYVMEACAENNIQFIVLDRPNPNGHYVDGPVLEKEFSSFIGLHCVPLVHGMTVAEYACMVNGEGWLKGGIKCDLKYVPVYNYNHTLFYQLPIKPSPNLPNMEAVYLYPTLGLFEGTFISVGRGTDKPFQVIGHPDLPKTDFSFTPKSIPGMALHPPFEGKECNGYDLGNFADEYIKNTGKIYLYWIKELYRSLGSNADFFNSGFDRVAGNSKLKYQIIMDVSEDDIRASWQQGISDFKKIRKKYLLYTDFE; this is encoded by the coding sequence ATGAACTCAAATCCTATAAAGAAATCGCTGGCAGCTCTTGCATCTATAATTCTGATTGCCTTCTGCGCCTCAGGACAGAGTGTATTGCAACTAACGTTCAAGGATATTGGTCCGCAGGATATCATGACCGGAGCACAGCGAACCACGCTTTATTATCCTTGGCTTCAAGACAAGAAAATAGCTGTTGTTGCTAACCAGACCTCAATGATTGGCAATGTTCATCTGGTTGACAGCCTTGTGAACGCCCGGTTTGATGTGGTAAAAGTATTCTGCCCGGAGCATGGTTTCAGGGGAGATGCCGAAGCAGGCGAAAAAGTGCTGAGCTATACGGATACCAAAACAGGTCTGCCCGTTGTTTCCCTTTACGGAAGCAAAAAAAAGCCTTCGGCCGACGACCTCAAAGGCATTGATGTGGTGGTTTTCGATATTCAGGATGTGGGGGTGCGATTCTATACATATATTTCAACGATGTCGTACGTGATGGAAGCCTGCGCCGAAAATAACATTCAGTTCATTGTACTCGACCGGCCCAATCCTAACGGTCATTACGTTGACGGACCGGTGCTTGAAAAAGAATTTTCTTCCTTTATCGGACTGCATTGCGTTCCACTCGTACACGGCATGACCGTTGCCGAATATGCATGCATGGTAAACGGCGAAGGCTGGCTCAAAGGCGGCATCAAATGTGATCTTAAGTACGTGCCCGTTTACAACTATAATCACACGCTTTTTTATCAGCTCCCGATAAAACCATCGCCCAATCTGCCCAATATGGAAGCGGTGTACCTCTACCCTACCCTCGGACTTTTTGAAGGCACTTTTATAAGTGTTGGACGCGGCACCGATAAACCATTTCAGGTAATCGGACATCCGGATTTGCCGAAAACCGATTTTTCGTTTACGCCTAAAAGTATTCCGGGAATGGCGCTGCATCCGCCCTTCGAAGGCAAAGAATGCAACGGTTATGACCTGGGAAATTTTGCTGATGAGTATATTAAAAACACAGGCAAAATTTATTTGTACTGGATTAAAGAACTGTACCGCTCACTGGGAAGCAATGCTGATTTCTTTAATTCGGGATTTGACCGCGTTGCAGGAAACTCTAAGCTGAAATACCAGATTATTATGGATGTGAGCGAAGATGATATCCGCGCAAGCTGGCAACAGGGTATTTCGGATTTCAAAAAAATCAGAAAAAAATATTTACTGTATACGGATTTTGAGTAA